A genomic segment from Glycine soja cultivar W05 chromosome 18, ASM419377v2, whole genome shotgun sequence encodes:
- the LOC114397577 gene encoding protein NRT1/ PTR FAMILY 2.13-like has translation MLAMEGNKKTKQYGLDSATSWFGSCISSCSSSEKVSTHRKLPRTASESSVTNPMKKRGGWKAIIFILGNETFERLAVFGLFANFMVYLTREFHLDQVYASNIISLWFGISNFTPLLGAFISDAYVGRFRTIAFASFGTLSGLIVVSLTSWLPELHPPSCTPQQLASRQCVRASSSQIGVLLMGLCFLTIGSAGVRPCSIPFGVDQFDPTTDEGRKGINSYFNWYYTTFTMVLLVTQTVVVYIQDSVSWRIGFGIPTVCMLCSIIMFFVGTRVYVHVKPEGSIFSGIAQVLVTAYKKRKLNLPMSEEKPDGVFYDPPLIGITVVSKLPLTKEFRALNKAALIMEGELNPDGTRVNQWRLVSIQQVEEVKCLARIIPIWAAGILSLISMTQQGTFTVSQAMKMNRHLGAKFQIPAGSVSVISLITIALWLPFYDRILVPKLRKMTKHEGGITLLLRIGIGMVFSILSMVVAGYVEKVRRDSANSNPTPLGIAPMSVLWLAPHLILMGLCEAFNIIGQIEFFNRQFPEHMRSIGNSFFSCSFGVSSYVSSIIVNIVHHSTRTHSHPDWLTDDINAGRLDYFYYLIAGLTSLNLVFFIYVARRYQYKGNVDLLDETHQVELGSHKA, from the exons ATGTTAGCTATGGAGGGTAATAAGAAGACTAAGCAATATGGTCTTGACTCTGCCACTTCTTGGTTTGGAAGTTGCATTTCTTCATGTTCATCATCAGAAAAAGTGTCAACTCACAGAAAGCTTCCTAGAACTGCTTCCGAATCATCAGTTACCAACCCCATGAAGAAGCGTGGAGGATGGAAGGCCATAATCTTTATTTTAG GGAATGAAACCTTCGAGAGGTTGGCAGTGTTTGGGTTATTTGCCAACTTCATGGTGTATTTGACAAGAGAATTTCACTTGGACCAAGTTTATGCTTCTAACATTATCAGTTTATGGTTTGGGATCTCAAACTTTACCCCTCTTCTTGGTGCCTTTATTTCTGATGCCTATGTTGGTCGCTTCCGAACCATAGCTTTTGCATCCTTTGGTACCCTTTCG GGTTTGATCGTGGTGAGTTTAACATCGTGGTTACCAGAATTGCACCCTCCATCTTGTACTCCTCAGCAACTAGCATCTCGTCAATGCGTAAGAGCAAGCAGTTCTCAAATAGGTGTGCTTCTTATGGGACTTTGCTTCTTAACCATCGGATCTGCTGGGGTAAGGCCATGCAGCATACCATTTGGTGTTGACCAATTTGATCCAACCACAGATGAAGGAAGAAAAGGGATCAATAGCTACTTTAATTGGTACTACACCACTTTCACAATGGTATTGTTGGTCACTCAAACAGTGGTGGTCTATATCCAAGACTCTGTGAGCTGGAGGATAGGGTTTGGGATACCAACTGTGTGCATGCTATGCTCCATAATAATGTTCTTTGTGGGCACAAGGGTCTACGTGCATGTAAAGCCTGAAGGAAGCATTTTTTCTGGTATTGCTCAAGTTTTAGTGACTGcatataaaaagagaaaactcAACCTTCCAATGAGTGAGGAGAAGCCAGATGGAGTTTTTTATGATCCCCCACTAATTGGGATCACAGTTGTGTCAAAGCTGCCTTTAACCAAAGAATTCAG GGCCTTGAATAAAGCTGCATTAATAATGGAGGGTGAGCTAAACCCAGATGGGACCAGAGTAAATCAATGGAGACTTGTCAGCATCCAACAAGTAGAAGAGGTTAAATGCTTAGCAAGAATTATCCCAATTTGGGCAGCAGGGATTCTTAGTCTCATTTCCATGACTCAACAAGGAACATTTACTGTGTCACAAGCAATGAAAATGAATAGACACCTTGGAGCCAAATTCCAAATCCCAGCTGGTTCTGTTAGTGTCATATCACTAATCACCATAGCTTTATGGCTTCCATTCTATGACCGAATCCTAGTGCCAAAACTCAGAAAAATGACTAAGCATGAAGGTGGTATCACTCTCCTCCTAAGAATTGGAATTGGCATGGTGTTCTCTATTCTATCTATGGTTGTTGCTGGCTACGTTGAAAAAGTGAGAAGGGATTCAGCAAATTCAAATCCAACTCCACTAGGAATTGCTCCAATGTCAGTGTTGTGGCTAGCCCCACACTTGATCCTTATGGGTCTATGTGAGGCCTTCAATATTATAGGACAAATTGAGTTCTTCAACAGGCAATTTCCTGAGCATATGAGAAGCATTGGTAATTCCTTCTTCTCGTGTTCTTTTGGTGTGTCTAGCTATGTGAGTAGCATAATAGTCAACATAGTTCATCATTCTACAAGAACACATAGCCATCCGGATTGGTTAACAGATGATATAAATGCTGGGAGGCTAGACTACTTTTACTACCTAATAGCTGGGTTAACTTCCCTCaacctagttttttttatatatgttgcaAGAAGATATCAGTACAAGGGAAATGTGGACCTCCTTGATGAAACTCATCAGGTAGAGCTTGGATCTCACAAAGCCTAA